Proteins encoded in a region of the Massilia sp. UMI-21 genome:
- a CDS encoding sugar MFS transporter: MQNAAPNQASPKPSLAQPVDEHNPHTGSLVIVTILFFMWGLLTSLNDVLIPHLKSIYTLTYLQAMLVQFCFFGAYFIVSLPAGALIRRIGYQNGAVTGLMIAAAGCALFYPASKSGYGLFLFAFFVLASGITILQVAANPYVTVLGPARTASSRLTLTQAFNSLGTTVAPALGGLLILSTVALSADQLAALPIAEQAAHKAQEAAAVQGPYLALAAALATLAVLFAVARLPKISHADDGKPAVDGKGGALAYRHLVLGAVAIFLYVGGEVSIGSFLINFLGEANIAGLSHADAAQYVSLYWGGALVGRFIGFAVMRYVSPGKTLAFNALGSILLVLLATFTEGKLAMWAILAVGLCNSIMFPTIFSLALHGLGKFTGQGSGILCMAIVGGAVVPFVQGMFADTIGLQPSFLVPAACYLFILYFGLKYANLHKQPVATA; encoded by the coding sequence ATGCAAAACGCAGCACCCAATCAAGCATCACCGAAGCCGTCGCTGGCGCAACCCGTCGACGAGCACAACCCGCACACCGGCTCCCTCGTCATCGTCACCATCCTGTTCTTCATGTGGGGACTGCTCACGTCGCTCAACGACGTCCTGATCCCGCACCTGAAGTCGATCTACACCCTGACTTACCTGCAGGCGATGCTGGTGCAATTCTGCTTCTTCGGCGCCTATTTCATCGTATCGCTGCCGGCAGGTGCATTGATCCGCCGGATCGGCTACCAGAACGGCGCCGTCACCGGCCTGATGATCGCGGCGGCCGGCTGCGCCCTGTTCTACCCGGCGTCGAAAAGCGGCTACGGCCTGTTCCTGTTCGCCTTCTTCGTGCTGGCGAGCGGCATCACGATCCTGCAGGTGGCGGCCAATCCCTACGTCACCGTGCTCGGTCCGGCGCGCACCGCCTCCAGCCGCCTCACGCTGACCCAGGCCTTCAACTCGCTTGGCACCACCGTGGCGCCGGCACTGGGCGGGCTCCTGATCCTGTCGACCGTGGCGCTGAGCGCGGACCAGCTGGCCGCATTACCGATCGCCGAGCAGGCGGCGCACAAGGCGCAGGAAGCGGCGGCCGTGCAGGGTCCCTACCTGGCCCTGGCGGCGGCGCTGGCAACGCTGGCGGTACTATTCGCGGTGGCCAGGCTGCCGAAGATCAGCCATGCGGACGACGGCAAGCCGGCCGTGGACGGCAAGGGCGGCGCCCTGGCTTACCGCCACCTGGTGCTGGGCGCGGTCGCGATCTTCCTGTACGTGGGCGGCGAAGTCAGCATCGGCAGCTTCCTGATCAACTTCCTCGGCGAGGCCAACATCGCGGGCCTGAGCCATGCGGATGCGGCGCAGTACGTCAGCCTGTACTGGGGCGGCGCGCTGGTCGGCCGCTTCATCGGCTTCGCCGTGATGCGCTACGTCAGCCCGGGCAAGACCCTGGCCTTCAATGCGCTCGGCTCGATCCTGCTGGTGCTGCTGGCGACTTTCACCGAAGGCAAGCTGGCGATGTGGGCGATCCTGGCAGTGGGCCTGTGCAATTCGATCATGTTCCCGACCATCTTCAGCCTCGCGCTGCACGGCCTGGGCAAGTTCACCGGCCAGGGCTCGGGCATCCTGTGCATGGCCATCGTCGGCGGCGCCGTGGTTCCTTTCGTGCAGGGCATGTTCGCCGACACCATCGGCCTGCAGCCGTCCTTCCTGGTGCCGGCCGCGTGCTACCTGTTCATCCTGTACTTCGGCCTGAAGTACGCGAACCTGCACAAGCAGCCGGTGGCCACGGCCTGA
- a CDS encoding cupin-like domain-containing protein — translation MHAVPPAPELAVPKPIRELSGLTPHDLGPGILASTEPVVLRGLVAAWPMVQAARESAGAADAYLRRFYRDATVNAMLGPPEIEGRFFYNERLDGFNFAPVRVRLDKVLDELGRYRGAAQQPAIYVGSTTIDACLPGFHDENRIDLGGRDALGSIWIGNRTRIAAHYDLPDNLACVVAGRRRFTLFPPQQVANLYIGPLDLTPAGQAISLVDFLQPDLARFPRFAVAMEHALAVDMEPGDALFIPSMWWHHIQALEDFNVLVNYWWRQSPDYMDTPMNALMHALMSVRDLPPEQRKAWQELFRHYVFEADEQTAAHIPQAARRALAPMDADSVRSIRAQLLKRMNR, via the coding sequence ATGCACGCCGTGCCGCCCGCGCCTGAACTGGCCGTGCCTAAGCCCATCCGCGAGCTCAGCGGCCTGACGCCGCACGACCTCGGGCCCGGCATTCTCGCGTCCACCGAGCCGGTGGTGCTGCGCGGCCTGGTCGCGGCCTGGCCGATGGTCCAGGCCGCACGCGAGTCGGCCGGCGCGGCCGATGCCTACCTGCGCCGCTTCTACCGCGACGCCACCGTCAACGCCATGCTCGGCCCGCCCGAGATCGAAGGCCGCTTCTTCTACAACGAGCGGCTGGACGGCTTCAACTTCGCGCCGGTGCGCGTGCGTCTCGACAAGGTGCTGGACGAGCTCGGACGTTACCGCGGCGCGGCGCAACAACCGGCGATCTACGTCGGCTCGACCACGATCGATGCCTGCCTGCCCGGTTTCCACGACGAGAACCGCATCGACCTCGGCGGACGCGACGCGCTGGGCTCGATCTGGATCGGCAACCGCACCCGCATCGCCGCCCACTACGACCTGCCCGACAACCTGGCCTGCGTGGTGGCCGGCCGGCGCCGCTTCACCCTGTTCCCGCCGCAGCAGGTCGCGAACCTGTATATCGGCCCGCTCGACCTCACACCGGCAGGGCAGGCCATCAGCCTGGTCGACTTCCTGCAACCCGACCTGGCGCGCTTCCCGCGCTTCGCGGTCGCGATGGAACACGCGCTGGCGGTCGACATGGAGCCGGGCGACGCCCTGTTCATCCCCAGCATGTGGTGGCACCACATCCAGGCGTTGGAAGATTTTAATGTACTGGTCAATTACTGGTGGCGCCAGTCGCCCGACTACATGGACACGCCGATGAACGCGCTAATGCATGCATTGATGAGCGTGCGCGACCTGCCGCCGGAGCAGCGCAAGGCCTGGCAGGAGCTGTTCCGCCACTACGTGTTCGAGGCGGACGAACAGACCGCGGCCCACATTCCGCAGGCCGCGCGCCGTGCGCTGGCGCCGATGGACGCCGACAGCGTGCGCAGCATCCGCGCCCAACTACTGAAAAGAATGAATCGCTGA
- a CDS encoding tryptophan 7-halogenase: MNGMGKPIRRVVIAGGGTAGWMAAACISKVLGKRLDIKLVESDEIGTVGVGEATIPTLLNFHHLLEINEQEFMAETKATFKLGISFENWRNVNEDYIHSFGLTGTDHWTAGFQHFWHKGRERGLAGEYGDYCLELRASQENKFAHLPQNARSAGMNYAYHLDASAYARYLRKFSERFGVQRIEGKIVDVSTSALTGNVRSITLDSGQDIEGDLFIDCTGFRALLIGQAMGVPYDDWSEWLFNDCAAAVQTASNGDAIPLTRSIAHPFGWQWRIPLQHRVGNGIVFSSRYVEEDAAIQALLANIAGEPLTKPRVIKFTPGQRRQVWKNNVVAVGLSSGFLEPIESTSIHLIQRSIIRLMQMFPTSGIVQTDVDEFNRQAATEIEHIRDFIILHYKVNNRIDAPYWRDARNMAVPASLQHRIDLFRETGRVFRVPNELFAENSWIQVMLGQGIMPYRHHQTADLMGDEELSQFLGAIKGQIDRTVAGLPSHQSYVERYCAAPK; the protein is encoded by the coding sequence ATGAACGGCATGGGCAAGCCCATCCGCCGGGTGGTCATCGCCGGCGGCGGGACCGCCGGCTGGATGGCGGCGGCCTGTATCTCGAAGGTACTGGGCAAGCGCCTCGACATCAAGCTGGTCGAATCCGACGAGATCGGAACCGTCGGCGTAGGCGAGGCCACCATCCCGACGCTGCTCAACTTCCACCACCTGCTCGAGATCAACGAGCAGGAGTTCATGGCCGAGACCAAGGCCACCTTCAAGCTCGGCATCAGCTTCGAAAACTGGCGCAACGTGAACGAGGATTACATCCACTCGTTCGGCCTGACCGGCACCGACCACTGGACCGCCGGCTTCCAGCACTTCTGGCACAAGGGCCGCGAGCGCGGCCTGGCGGGGGAGTACGGCGACTACTGCCTGGAACTGCGGGCCTCGCAGGAGAACAAGTTCGCCCACCTGCCGCAGAACGCCAGGAGCGCCGGCATGAACTACGCCTACCACCTGGATGCGAGCGCCTACGCGCGCTACCTGCGCAAGTTCAGCGAGCGCTTCGGGGTGCAGCGCATCGAGGGCAAGATCGTCGACGTCAGCACCAGCGCGCTCACCGGCAACGTACGCTCGATCACGCTCGATTCGGGCCAGGACATCGAAGGCGACCTGTTCATCGACTGCACCGGCTTTCGCGCGCTGCTGATCGGCCAGGCGATGGGCGTGCCCTACGATGACTGGTCGGAGTGGCTGTTCAACGATTGCGCGGCAGCGGTGCAGACCGCATCGAATGGCGACGCGATCCCGCTCACGCGCTCGATCGCCCACCCCTTCGGCTGGCAGTGGCGCATTCCGCTGCAGCACCGGGTCGGCAACGGCATCGTGTTCTCGAGCCGCTACGTCGAGGAAGACGCGGCCATTCAGGCGCTGCTCGCGAACATCGCCGGCGAGCCCTTGACGAAGCCGCGCGTCATCAAGTTCACGCCGGGCCAGCGCCGCCAGGTCTGGAAGAACAACGTGGTCGCGGTGGGTCTCTCGAGCGGCTTCCTGGAGCCGATCGAATCGACCAGCATCCACCTGATCCAGCGCAGCATCATCCGCCTGATGCAGATGTTCCCGACCAGCGGCATCGTCCAGACCGACGTCGACGAGTTCAACAGGCAGGCCGCGACCGAGATCGAACACATCCGCGACTTCATCATCCTGCACTACAAGGTCAACAACCGGATCGACGCGCCCTATTGGCGCGACGCCCGCAACATGGCGGTGCCGGCCTCGCTCCAGCACCGCATCGACCTGTTCCGCGAGACCGGGCGCGTGTTCCGTGTGCCGAACGAGCTGTTCGCCGAGAATTCATGGATCCAGGTGATGCTGGGTCAGGGCATCATGCCCTACCGCCACCACCAGACGGCGGACCTGATGGGCGACGAGGAGTTGTCGCAGTTCCTCGGCGCCATCAAGGGGCAGATCGACCGCACCGTGGCCGGGCTGCCCTCGCACCAGTCCTATGTGGAGCGCTACTGCGCGGCGCCGAAATAA
- a CDS encoding beta-glucosidase: MTKATASEPTAPSRGDFSSDFLWGCATSSYQIEGAAQEDGRVESIWDRFAATPGKIKDGSNGSVACDHYHRWPEDFDIGRDMGLNAYRFSIAWPRIFSEVGGKPNEKGLDFYSRLVDGMLERGMQPWATLYHWDLPQYLQDRGGWNERATVDAYLAFVDAMTRRLGDRVQHWITHNEPWCTAIIGNFEGWHAPGNTDFKTALQVAHHVLLSHGKAVPLIRANVANAKVGIALSLHPVRAASDRPEDIAAAERHDGLRYRWFLDPLHGRGYPQATVEAVGDAAPIVLPGDLEAIAVPTDFLGVNYYFPETIQHDPQQAPLSARVLPPSPGVETTYMGWEVAPEGLAELLARIENDYHPGPMYITENGSCYADEVGADGEIDDVQRRHYLMRHLATLKSAIQDGVPVKGYFAWSLLDNFEWAEGYRKRFGLTHIDYASQQRRLKGSGKWYRSFLRGE; the protein is encoded by the coding sequence ATGACAAAAGCTACCGCTTCCGAGCCGACCGCACCATCGCGCGGCGACTTTTCCTCCGACTTCTTGTGGGGCTGCGCCACCTCGTCATACCAGATCGAAGGCGCCGCCCAGGAGGATGGCCGGGTCGAATCGATCTGGGACCGCTTCGCCGCCACGCCGGGCAAGATCAAGGACGGCTCGAACGGGTCGGTCGCCTGCGACCACTACCACCGCTGGCCGGAAGACTTCGACATCGGCCGCGACATGGGCCTGAACGCCTACCGCTTCTCGATCGCCTGGCCGCGCATCTTTTCGGAAGTGGGCGGCAAGCCGAACGAAAAGGGCCTGGACTTCTACTCGCGCCTGGTGGACGGCATGCTGGAGCGCGGCATGCAGCCCTGGGCCACGCTGTATCACTGGGACCTGCCGCAGTACCTCCAGGACCGCGGCGGCTGGAACGAGCGCGCCACGGTCGACGCCTACCTGGCGTTTGTCGATGCCATGACGCGCCGCCTGGGCGACCGCGTGCAGCACTGGATCACGCACAACGAGCCATGGTGCACCGCGATCATCGGTAATTTCGAAGGCTGGCATGCCCCGGGCAATACCGACTTCAAGACCGCGCTGCAGGTGGCGCACCATGTGCTGCTCTCGCACGGCAAGGCGGTGCCGCTGATCCGCGCGAACGTAGCGAACGCCAAGGTCGGCATTGCCCTGAGCCTGCACCCGGTGCGGGCGGCCAGCGACCGACCGGAAGACATCGCCGCCGCCGAGCGCCACGACGGCCTGCGCTATCGCTGGTTCCTCGATCCGCTGCACGGCCGCGGCTACCCGCAGGCGACCGTGGAAGCGGTCGGAGACGCCGCCCCCATCGTCCTGCCGGGCGACCTCGAAGCCATCGCCGTGCCGACCGACTTCCTTGGCGTGAACTATTACTTCCCCGAGACCATCCAGCACGATCCGCAGCAGGCGCCGCTGTCGGCGCGCGTGCTGCCGCCAAGCCCCGGTGTCGAGACCACCTACATGGGCTGGGAAGTGGCGCCCGAGGGCCTGGCCGAACTCCTGGCCCGCATCGAGAACGACTATCACCCGGGCCCGATGTACATTACCGAGAACGGCTCGTGCTACGCCGACGAGGTGGGCGCCGACGGCGAGATCGACGACGTCCAGCGCCGCCACTACCTGATGCGCCACCTGGCCACGCTCAAGTCGGCCATCCAGGACGGCGTGCCGGTGAAGGGCTACTTTGCCTGGAGCCTGCTCGACAACTTCGAATGGGCCGAGGGCTACCGCAAGCGCTTCGGGCTCACCCACATCGATTACGCCAGCCAGCAGCGCCGCCTGAAGGGCAGCGGCAAGTGGTACCGCTCCTTCCTGCGCGGCGAATGA
- a CDS encoding glucokinase: MSVAGNQELRLLADVGGTNARFALQSGEDFVDIEVLAGADYPTLGEAMQAYLGQAAGRGLAVGSVRHAAIAIANPVEEDRVSMTNHHWSFSIEELRQQQGLETLLVVNDFAALAMSLPHLAADGRERIGGGIELPNRPIGLIGPGTGLGVSGVIPAGKRWIPLAGEGGHVTFAPSTREEVAILEALWADYGHVSAERLLSGMGLELIHWALSGQRIEAPLITKAAIEGSSADCAKTVETFCAVLGSVAGNVALTLGATGGMYIGGGIVPRLGRLFTESSFRARFEDKGRLSPYLARIPTYLITEQYPALRGVSAMLSDRVAPDRVAPDRVAPDHIAALP, translated from the coding sequence ATGAGCGTCGCAGGGAACCAGGAGCTGCGCCTGCTGGCCGATGTCGGCGGCACCAATGCGCGTTTCGCCCTGCAGTCAGGCGAGGACTTCGTCGATATCGAGGTGCTGGCCGGCGCCGACTACCCGACCCTGGGCGAGGCCATGCAGGCCTACCTGGGCCAGGCCGCCGGCCGCGGGCTCGCGGTGGGCAGCGTGCGCCACGCCGCCATCGCGATCGCCAATCCGGTCGAGGAAGACCGGGTCAGCATGACCAACCACCACTGGAGCTTCTCGATCGAGGAACTGCGCCAGCAGCAGGGCCTCGAGACGCTGCTGGTGGTGAACGACTTCGCCGCGTTGGCGATGTCGCTGCCGCACCTGGCAGCCGATGGACGCGAGCGCATCGGCGGTGGCATCGAGCTGCCGAACCGTCCGATCGGCCTGATCGGACCGGGCACGGGCCTGGGTGTGTCCGGCGTGATCCCGGCGGGAAAGCGCTGGATTCCGCTGGCCGGTGAAGGCGGCCATGTCACGTTCGCGCCGTCCACCAGGGAAGAAGTGGCGATCCTGGAAGCGCTGTGGGCCGATTACGGGCACGTGTCCGCCGAGCGCCTGCTGTCGGGCATGGGCCTGGAACTGATCCACTGGGCCTTGAGCGGCCAGCGCATCGAAGCGCCGCTCATTACCAAGGCCGCGATCGAAGGCAGCTCGGCCGACTGCGCGAAGACGGTCGAGACCTTCTGCGCAGTGCTGGGCAGCGTGGCGGGCAACGTCGCGCTGACCCTGGGCGCGACCGGCGGCATGTACATCGGCGGTGGCATCGTGCCGCGCCTCGGCCGGCTGTTCACGGAATCAAGTTTTCGCGCACGCTTCGAGGACAAGGGGCGCCTCAGCCCCTACCTCGCGCGCATCCCGACCTACCTCATTACCGAGCAGTATCCAGCGTTGCGCGGCGTGTCGGCCATGCTCTCGGATCGGGTTGCGCCAGACCGGGTCGCGCCAGACCGGGTCGCGCCAGACCACATCGCGGCACTGCCATAA
- a CDS encoding LacI family DNA-binding transcriptional regulator, with translation MATIKDVARLAGVGLGTASRVVSGKGSVSPATLARVRKAIDELGFRPSHAARALLSGTSRMVGVYIPVLSGTFYTPILQIIDTELRAAGLHMVVAFGVGLGDARRQAIEGIEFLIERGCDGIVMMTSALTDDDLASLGAKQQQLVALNHEFSQIPDQCFTVDHALGGRLAARTLLDYKHRDIAVIAGPAALADNVARVGGFMRELEADGIDTGKVWTLESDFSPQGGWSAAKALIDSGYKCSALFCANDEMAVGALAYFQEAGISVPRDLSVIGYDDTPSAAFSAPRLTSVHMPWREMTLNGLNALLNRCYDLHRPVTRTFPVSVTLRASLAKGPCDDTAGEKPAGKRAAATRSKKK, from the coding sequence GTGGCAACCATCAAGGACGTAGCGCGTCTCGCCGGCGTCGGCCTCGGCACCGCATCGCGCGTGGTCAGCGGCAAGGGTTCGGTGTCCCCGGCCACCCTGGCCCGCGTGCGCAAGGCGATCGACGAGCTTGGCTTTCGCCCCTCGCACGCGGCGCGCGCCCTGCTGTCCGGCACCAGCCGGATGGTGGGCGTCTACATCCCGGTCCTGAGCGGCACCTTCTACACCCCGATCCTGCAGATCATCGACACCGAACTGCGCGCCGCCGGCCTGCACATGGTGGTGGCCTTCGGCGTTGGCCTGGGCGATGCGCGCCGCCAGGCCATCGAGGGCATCGAATTCCTGATCGAGCGCGGCTGTGACGGCATCGTCATGATGACCAGCGCCCTCACCGACGACGACCTCGCCTCGCTCGGCGCCAAGCAACAGCAACTGGTGGCGCTGAACCACGAGTTCAGCCAGATCCCGGACCAGTGCTTCACGGTCGACCACGCGCTCGGTGGACGCCTGGCCGCGCGCACCCTGCTCGACTACAAGCACCGCGACATCGCCGTCATCGCCGGTCCGGCGGCGCTGGCCGACAACGTCGCCCGCGTCGGCGGTTTCATGCGCGAACTGGAAGCCGATGGCATCGACACCGGCAAGGTCTGGACGCTGGAAAGCGACTTCTCGCCCCAGGGCGGCTGGTCGGCGGCCAAGGCGCTGATCGATTCCGGCTACAAGTGCAGCGCCCTGTTCTGCGCCAACGACGAGATGGCGGTCGGCGCGCTGGCCTACTTCCAGGAAGCCGGCATCAGCGTGCCGCGCGACCTGTCGGTGATCGGCTACGACGACACGCCGAGCGCCGCGTTCTCGGCGCCGCGCCTGACCTCGGTGCACATGCCCTGGCGCGAAATGACGCTCAACGGCCTGAACGCCCTGCTCAATCGCTGCTACGACCTGCACCGCCCGGTGACGCGCACCTTCCCGGTGAGCGTGACGCTGCGCGCCTCGCTGGCCAAGGGGCCGTGCGACGACACGGCCGGCGAAAAACCTGCGGGCAAGCGCGCGGCCGCGACCCGCAGTAAGAAGAAATAA
- a CDS encoding glycoside hydrolase family 3 C-terminal domain-containing protein yields MKPMLRNPVLALAIALTLPVPFSATAAPMSDWPKVDSAIARDAALEQRVRDILGKMTLAQKVGQMTQPEIKSATPEDVKRYYLGSVLNGGGSWPNGNKHATAAEWLALAQRYHEASMATDMAVKVPVVWGTDAVHGHNNVYGATLFPHNIGLGAARNPKLLEEIGTATAKATRASGIAWVFGPTLAVVRDDRWGRTYESYSENPDIVSSYAGAYVRGMQGMLKDDANTIATAKHFIGDGGTEHGKDRGVNKSTRSQMINIHAAGYYPALQAGVQTVMSSFNSWNDVAGATDYGKMHGSRALLTDVLKTKMGFDGFVVTDWNGIGEVPGCRNDSCPQAINAGNDMIMVPDDWKAFISNTIKQVESGEIPMARIDDAVSRILRVKLRAGLFDKSPAQNAYAGKDEVMQSRELARRAVRESLVLLKNDSPVLPIARGKKILVVGKSADDLSNQTGGWSITWQGTANTNADFPNADTVLSGIREAAGKDKVSFSADAKGVDVSKYDVVVAVIGERPYAEGDGDIGPNGTLRHSSRYPEDLAVLQAVAGKGKPVVTVFVAGRPLYVNDLLNLSDVFVAAWLPGTEGKGVSDLLVAGSKPYEFSGKLSFSWPKSACQTDLNVGDKNYAPLFAYGYGLQTSVRSKVGKLDATYPAGGCGVSNTFPVFSQADRASFPLTIRSGQQALVLGADLNASFSLPGVTVQTAQVNTQQDAKLVTWTGPATVEARGARAMVLPAAAAAKAALRFDTIVSGAPAGKVTMRMGAGTLDTTALFKRLAGKGKQTVKIPLACFQAKGTDLAKVEAPFSVSSDAAFAAAFTNIEIAGGAAGEPDAVRCKDLK; encoded by the coding sequence ATGAAACCCATGCTTCGCAACCCGGTGCTGGCGCTTGCCATCGCACTGACGCTTCCTGTGCCCTTCTCCGCGACGGCGGCCCCCATGAGCGACTGGCCGAAGGTCGACAGCGCCATCGCCCGTGACGCCGCGCTCGAGCAGCGCGTCCGCGACATCCTCGGCAAGATGACGCTGGCGCAGAAAGTCGGCCAGATGACCCAGCCCGAGATCAAGAGCGCCACGCCGGAAGACGTGAAGCGCTACTACCTCGGCTCGGTGCTCAACGGCGGTGGCAGCTGGCCGAACGGGAACAAGCACGCGACGGCGGCCGAATGGCTGGCGCTGGCGCAGCGCTACCACGAGGCCTCGATGGCGACCGACATGGCGGTCAAGGTGCCGGTCGTGTGGGGCACCGACGCCGTCCACGGCCACAACAACGTGTATGGCGCGACGCTCTTCCCGCACAACATCGGCCTGGGCGCGGCGCGCAATCCCAAGCTGCTGGAGGAAATCGGCACGGCAACCGCCAAGGCGACGCGCGCCAGCGGCATCGCCTGGGTGTTCGGCCCGACCCTGGCCGTGGTGCGCGACGACCGCTGGGGACGCACCTACGAGAGCTATTCCGAGAACCCCGACATCGTGAGCAGCTATGCCGGCGCCTATGTGCGCGGCATGCAGGGCATGCTCAAGGACGACGCCAACACCATCGCCACCGCCAAGCACTTCATCGGCGATGGCGGCACAGAGCACGGTAAGGACCGCGGCGTCAACAAGTCGACCAGGTCGCAGATGATCAACATCCACGCCGCCGGCTACTACCCTGCCCTGCAGGCGGGCGTGCAGACGGTGATGTCCTCGTTTAACTCGTGGAACGATGTGGCGGGGGCTACCGACTACGGCAAGATGCACGGCAGCCGCGCCCTGCTCACCGACGTGCTCAAGACGAAGATGGGCTTCGACGGCTTCGTCGTCACCGACTGGAACGGCATCGGCGAGGTGCCGGGCTGCCGCAACGACAGCTGCCCGCAGGCGATCAATGCCGGCAACGACATGATCATGGTGCCGGACGACTGGAAAGCCTTTATTTCCAACACGATCAAGCAGGTGGAAAGCGGCGAGATCCCGATGGCGCGCATCGACGATGCGGTGAGCCGCATCCTTCGCGTCAAGCTGCGCGCCGGCCTGTTCGACAAGAGCCCGGCACAGAACGCCTACGCCGGCAAGGACGAAGTCATGCAATCGCGCGAACTGGCGCGCCGCGCCGTGCGTGAATCGCTGGTGCTGCTCAAGAACGACAGCCCGGTACTGCCGATCGCACGCGGCAAGAAGATCCTGGTGGTCGGCAAGAGCGCGGACGATCTGTCGAACCAGACCGGCGGCTGGTCGATCACCTGGCAAGGCACCGCCAACACCAATGCCGATTTCCCGAACGCCGACACGGTGCTGAGCGGCATTCGCGAAGCGGCCGGCAAGGACAAGGTGAGCTTCAGCGCCGACGCCAAGGGCGTCGACGTGTCGAAGTACGACGTGGTGGTGGCCGTGATCGGCGAGCGTCCGTACGCCGAAGGCGACGGCGACATCGGCCCGAACGGCACCCTGCGCCATTCGAGCCGCTATCCGGAAGACCTGGCGGTGCTGCAGGCCGTCGCCGGCAAGGGCAAACCGGTCGTCACCGTATTCGTGGCGGGCCGACCGCTCTACGTCAACGACCTGCTCAACCTGTCGGACGTGTTCGTGGCCGCCTGGCTGCCGGGCACCGAGGGCAAGGGCGTGTCGGACCTGCTGGTCGCCGGCAGCAAGCCGTATGAGTTCAGCGGCAAGCTGTCCTTCTCGTGGCCGAAATCGGCCTGCCAGACCGACCTGAACGTGGGCGACAAGAACTACGCGCCGCTGTTCGCCTACGGCTACGGCCTGCAGACGAGCGTCCGGTCCAAGGTGGGCAAGCTGGACGCCACCTATCCGGCCGGCGGCTGCGGCGTCAGCAACACCTTCCCGGTGTTCAGCCAGGCCGACCGCGCCAGCTTCCCGCTGACCATCCGCAGCGGACAGCAGGCGCTGGTGCTGGGCGCCGACCTGAACGCGAGCTTCAGCCTGCCGGGCGTGACGGTGCAGACCGCGCAGGTGAATACCCAGCAGGACGCCAAGCTGGTGACCTGGACCGGCCCGGCCACCGTCGAGGCGCGCGGCGCCCGTGCGATGGTGCTGCCGGCCGCCGCCGCCGCCAAGGCCGCGCTGCGCTTCGACACCATCGTGTCCGGTGCGCCGGCGGGCAAGGTGACGATGCGCATGGGCGCCGGCACGCTCGACACCACCGCCCTGTTCAAGCGCCTGGCCGGCAAGGGCAAGCAGACTGTCAAGATCCCGCTGGCCTGCTTCCAGGCCAAGGGCACCGACCTGGCCAAGGTCGAGGCGCCGTTCAGCGTGAGCAGCGACGCGGCCTTTGCCGCGGCCTTCACCAACATCGAGATCGCCGGCGGCGCCGCGGGCGAACCGGATGCCGTGCGCTGCAAGGACCTCAAATGA